The following proteins are co-located in the Betta splendens chromosome 9, fBetSpl5.4, whole genome shotgun sequence genome:
- the helb gene encoding DNA helicase B isoform X1, translated as MPETRGSRLGQVMELRGYVVPKDKQRDDVGDEFEDESEDDEEQEPEFLDVAEIDQVNSGGHVFHSSVCVCKVDLWTFSGEAYQVEGRFPFMGPWWEVTCSVLKRGAWFVMKGFPSYKLRSDLGREDWIHIVSLFLTECNVEENFVSQLFDWLPENRILSLHNLMDVLGEFSEGGKRDEARMITARVSVSAAWMQVQALHLYPHINKYLLKLLPRHFTVLLGMEKKGPTLQVTQATQNTQHRDDCQEEGANFHLLGKLEQIIAEDVWKLGFSNLVYKELELVRCEAQLRAFEECNLLQDIPPLQRHSLMAYNELKKYCHSYGSTFIERQDLCKILTRGELMSDEQAWEAIYFLKEQAVVVLPTGKVVLQKFDFYETGIAESLRSLSEQGRWNIPVNPVEVLQAAAEERQQEKIKNAKEATSHPVEDSKSVSVSTNIPDLPSNDKAGPLVKSEPELDQNPPFGDPEQQTINSSPIKLDQDHIQAAKMICANPVTVISGKAGCGKTTVVSQLFKAAVQGQKASSDSENDTAGSPLSELEDVNRAIQSNEEILLTAPTGRAASLLSKKTQFKAYTLHQVLHKYTNFMRKMKKRGTTDPEQWQFKNVRVLIVDEGSMVPVQLLHSVLKILIQHANLRKFIILGDIRQLPSIDPGNVLNDLYNTLKRIGWAIDMRTNHRAESELIIENAELIAKVGMNRNRFLNFPVKLKYDAVVDLCRPHTALTPDKRFILIRLPARGADDDLQRAVKFLIVNAPGLDNHSTSQFIAFKRDDVLLINELCCKHYNNHTTRNHKKKLNFQPGDKVCCTRNGYVALEEEDINKDQSQAEKTQNDCEKDSEKERPPARLCNGEIFFIKDDVTKVEGKRHCRSLTLDDGDGYIFTVDYRELQKECKLQHAWARTIHTFQGSENETIVYIVGDSRNQGWKHIYTAITRGQKRVYVVSKEEVVESTIKRPEILRKTRLGGLVKEYVVQGQELVGTPQAQLSTPKGTPTGCGVQQSTPLRTQTPGRPVGSRDMSAPVQRKCLWKAEDEEAAESPTEDNVSSPAMKSDQLAAPLAAQAMEGNEAITATSPGHKRQMPLSAEHKEVPCKQSCPAGGSCFTHD; from the exons ATGCCTGAAACAAGGGGAAGCAGGTTAGGTCAAGTAATGGAACTAAGAGGTTATGTTGTGCCTAAAGATAAACAAAGAGACGATGTCGGTGACGAATTTGAGGACGAAAGTGAAGACGATGAAGAGCAAGAGCCGGAATTTTTGGATGTGGCAGAAATCGACCAAGTTAATTCTGGGGGGCATGTGTTCCACTCGTcggtttgtgtttgtaaag TTGACCTCTGGACATTCTCTGGAGAAGCCTATCAGGTGGAAGGGCGCTTCCCTTTCATGGGTCCATGGTGGGAGGTGACCTGTTCTGTACTGAAACGTGGAGCCTGGTTTGTTATGAAGGGGTTTCCTTCTTACAAGCTACGTTCTGACCTGGGCAGGGAAGACTGGATTCATATCGTGTCCCTATTTCTGACAGAATGTAACGTAGAAGAAAATTTTGTATCCCAGCTTTTTGACTGGTTACCAGAAAATAGAATCCTCTCCTTACACAACCTGATGGACGTCCTTGGGGAATTttcagagggaggaaaaagagatGAGGCACGAATGATTACAGCCAGAGTTTCAGTATCAG CTGCTTGGATGCAAGTGCAAGCCTTACACCTGTATCCACACATAAACAAATACCTTCTCAAACTTCTGCCTCGCCATTTCACTGTACTGCTTGGAATGGAAAAGAAAGGTCCAACTCTGCAAGTGACACAGGCCACACAGAATACACAGCACAGGGATGATTGCCAGGAGGAAGGAGCAAACTTTCACTTACTGGGGAAACTGGAACAAATCATTGCTGAAGATGTGTGGAAGCTTGGATTTAGCAAT CTTGTTTACAAAGAACTGGAACTTGTACGTTGTGAAGCCCAGCTCAGGGCTTTCGAGGAATGTAACCTGCTTCAGGACATCCCTCCACTGCAGCGTCACTCCTTGATGGCATACAATGAGCTAAAGAAATATTGTCATTCTTATGGCAGCACCTTTATTGAAAGGCAAGATCTTTGTAAAATCCTTACAAGGGGTGAACTGATGTCTGATGAACAGGCTTGGGAAGCCATCTATTTCCTCAAGGAACAGGCTGTAGTTGTACTCCCGACGGGCAAGGTCGTGCTGCAGAAATTTGATTTTTATGAGACAGGCATTGCTGAAAGTCTCAGATCCCTCTCGGAACAAGGACGATGGAACATCCCTGTCAATCCAGTAGAGGTACtgcaagcagctgcagaggaaaggcaacaagaaaaaataaaaaatgcaaaagaGGCTACCAGTCACCCTGTTGAGGACAGCAAGTCAGTCTCTGTCTCTACAAATATACCCGATTTACCAAGCAATGACAAAGCAGGCCCTTTAGTCAAATCAGAACCTGAATTAGACCAAAATCCACCATTTGGAGATCCAGAACAGCAGACCATAAACTCCTCTCCCATAAAACTTGACCAAGACCACATTCAAGCTGCAAAGATGATCTGTGCCAACCCAGTGACTGTCATCAGCGGGAAGGCTGGCTGTGGGAAAACGACAGTGGTCAGCCAACTGTTCAAAGCTGCTGTGCAGGGGCAGAAAGCCTCTTCAGACAGTGAAAATGATACAGCAGGATCCCCTCTCTCAGAGTTGGAAGATGTGAATCGAGCGATACAGAGTAATGAAGAGATCCTTTTGACTGCTCCCACTGGAAGAGCAGCCTCCCTGTTGTCCAAGAAGACCCAGTTTAAGGCATATACTCTGCACCAG GTCCTGCACAAGTACACAAACTTtatgagaaaaatgaaaaaacgtGGAACAACAGATCCTGAACAGTGGCAGTTTAAAAATGTTCGTGTTTTGATTGTGGACGAGGGCAGCATGGTACCGGTCCAGCTTCTTCACTCTGTACTGAAAATACTTATACAACACGCCAACCTTCGGAAATTCATCATACTTG GGGATATCAGACAGCTTCCCAGTATTGACCCTGGGAATGTCCTAAATGACCTGTATAACACTCTCAAACGCATCGGGTGGGCCATCGACATGAGGACCAACCATCGTGCAGAGTCTGAACTCATCATTGAGAATGCAGAACT CATCGCCAAAGTGGGGATGAATCGAAACCGGTTTCTAAACTTTCCAGTGAAATTGAAGTATGATGCCGTAGTGGATCTCTGTAGGCCGCATACAGCACTCACTCCTGACAAAAGGTTCATCCTCATCCGTCTTCCCGCAAGAGGGGCAGATGACG ATTTACAGAGGGCTGTCAAGTTCCTGATTGTGAATGCCCCTGGGCTGGACAACCATTCCACTTCACAGTTCATTGCTTTCAAAAG AGATGATGTATTGCTTATCAACGAGCTTTGCTGTAAGCATTATAACAATCACACGACTAG AAACCACAAAAAGAAGCTGAATTTTCAGCCTGGAGATAAAGTCTGTTGCACCAGAAACGGTTATGTTGCACTTGAAGAGGAGGATATAAATAAAGATCAGAGTCAAGCAGAGAAAACGCAAAATGACTGTGAGAAAGACAGTGAGAAGGAAAGGCCTCCAGCACGCCTATGTAATGGAGAGATTTTCTTCATCAAAGAC GATGTTACTAAAGTTGAAGGCAAACGCCACTGTCGTTCCCTGACTCTGGACGACGGTGACGGATACATTTTCACAGTGGACTACAGAGAACTGCAGAAAGAGTGCAAGCTGCAGCATGCCTGGGCCAGAACAATTCACACCTTCCAG GGGTCGGAGAATGAGACTATTGTCTACATAGTGGGAGACAGCAGGAATCAGGGATGGAAGCACATCTATACTGCTATAACGCGGGGCCAAAAACGGGTCTATGTGGTTTCCAAAGAGGAGGTAGTTGAATCAACCATTAAAAGGCCTGAAATCCTGAGAAAGACCAGGCTTGGAGGTTTGGTCAAAGAGTACGTGGTGCAGGGCCAAGAACTGGTAGGCACACCTCAGGCACAGCTGAGCACACCCAAGGGAACACCAACAGGGTGTGGTGTTCAGCAGTCCACACCTCTCCGCACACAAACCCCTGGCAGACCCGTGGGCTCCAGGGACATGTCTGCACCAGTCCAGCGTAAATGTCTGTGGAAAGCCGAAGACGAGGAGGCCGCAGAGTCTCCTACGGAGGACAATGTGTCCAGCCCAGCCATGAAAAGTGACCAACTGGCAGCACCACTGGCCGCACAAGCGATGGAAGGAAACGAGGCGATCACTGCAACGTCGCCAGGCCACAAAAGGCAAATGCCACTTTCTGCGGAGCACAAAGAAGTGCCGTGTAAACAAAGTTGTCCAGCCGGTGGCTcatgtttcacacatgactga
- the helb gene encoding DNA helicase B isoform X2 has product MPETRGSRLGQVMELRGYVVPKDKQRDDVGDEFEDESEDDEEQEPEFLDVAEIDQVNSGGHVFHSSVCVCKVDLWTFSGEAYQVEGRFPFMGPWWEVTCSVLKRGAWFVMKGFPSYKLRSDLGREDWIHIVSLFLTECNVEENFVSQLFDWLPENRILSLHNLMDVLGEFSEGGKRDEARMITARVSVSAAWMQVQALHLYPHINKYLLKLLPRHFTVLLGMEKKGPTLQVTQATQNTQHRDDCQEEGANFHLLGKLEQIIAEDVWKLGFSNLVYKELELVRCEAQLRAFEECNLLQDIPPLQRHSLMAYNELKKYCHSYGSTFIERQDLCKILTRGELMSDEQAWEAIYFLKEQAVVVLPTGKVVLQKFDFYETGIAESLRSLSEQGRWNIPVNPVEVLQAAAEERQQEKIKNAKEATSHPVEDSKSVSVSTNIPDLPSNDKAGPLVKSEPELDQNPPFGDPEQQTINSSPIKLDQDHIQAAKMICANPVTVISGKAGCGKTTVVSQLFKAAVQGQKASSDSENDTAGSPLSELEDVNRAIQSNEEILLTAPTGRAASLLSKKTQFKAYTLHQVLHKYTNFMRKMKKRGTTDPEQWQFKNVRVLIVDEGSMVPVQLLHSVLKILIQHANLRKFIILGDIRQLPSIDPGNVLNDLYNTLKRIGWAIDMRTNHRAESELIIENAELIAKVGMNRNRFLNFPVKLKYDAVVDLCRPHTALTPDKRFILIRLPARGADDDLQRAVKFLIVNAPGLDNHSTSQFIAFKRNHKKKLNFQPGDKVCCTRNGYVALEEEDINKDQSQAEKTQNDCEKDSEKERPPARLCNGEIFFIKDDVTKVEGKRHCRSLTLDDGDGYIFTVDYRELQKECKLQHAWARTIHTFQGSENETIVYIVGDSRNQGWKHIYTAITRGQKRVYVVSKEEVVESTIKRPEILRKTRLGGLVKEYVVQGQELVGTPQAQLSTPKGTPTGCGVQQSTPLRTQTPGRPVGSRDMSAPVQRKCLWKAEDEEAAESPTEDNVSSPAMKSDQLAAPLAAQAMEGNEAITATSPGHKRQMPLSAEHKEVPCKQSCPAGGSCFTHD; this is encoded by the exons ATGCCTGAAACAAGGGGAAGCAGGTTAGGTCAAGTAATGGAACTAAGAGGTTATGTTGTGCCTAAAGATAAACAAAGAGACGATGTCGGTGACGAATTTGAGGACGAAAGTGAAGACGATGAAGAGCAAGAGCCGGAATTTTTGGATGTGGCAGAAATCGACCAAGTTAATTCTGGGGGGCATGTGTTCCACTCGTcggtttgtgtttgtaaag TTGACCTCTGGACATTCTCTGGAGAAGCCTATCAGGTGGAAGGGCGCTTCCCTTTCATGGGTCCATGGTGGGAGGTGACCTGTTCTGTACTGAAACGTGGAGCCTGGTTTGTTATGAAGGGGTTTCCTTCTTACAAGCTACGTTCTGACCTGGGCAGGGAAGACTGGATTCATATCGTGTCCCTATTTCTGACAGAATGTAACGTAGAAGAAAATTTTGTATCCCAGCTTTTTGACTGGTTACCAGAAAATAGAATCCTCTCCTTACACAACCTGATGGACGTCCTTGGGGAATTttcagagggaggaaaaagagatGAGGCACGAATGATTACAGCCAGAGTTTCAGTATCAG CTGCTTGGATGCAAGTGCAAGCCTTACACCTGTATCCACACATAAACAAATACCTTCTCAAACTTCTGCCTCGCCATTTCACTGTACTGCTTGGAATGGAAAAGAAAGGTCCAACTCTGCAAGTGACACAGGCCACACAGAATACACAGCACAGGGATGATTGCCAGGAGGAAGGAGCAAACTTTCACTTACTGGGGAAACTGGAACAAATCATTGCTGAAGATGTGTGGAAGCTTGGATTTAGCAAT CTTGTTTACAAAGAACTGGAACTTGTACGTTGTGAAGCCCAGCTCAGGGCTTTCGAGGAATGTAACCTGCTTCAGGACATCCCTCCACTGCAGCGTCACTCCTTGATGGCATACAATGAGCTAAAGAAATATTGTCATTCTTATGGCAGCACCTTTATTGAAAGGCAAGATCTTTGTAAAATCCTTACAAGGGGTGAACTGATGTCTGATGAACAGGCTTGGGAAGCCATCTATTTCCTCAAGGAACAGGCTGTAGTTGTACTCCCGACGGGCAAGGTCGTGCTGCAGAAATTTGATTTTTATGAGACAGGCATTGCTGAAAGTCTCAGATCCCTCTCGGAACAAGGACGATGGAACATCCCTGTCAATCCAGTAGAGGTACtgcaagcagctgcagaggaaaggcaacaagaaaaaataaaaaatgcaaaagaGGCTACCAGTCACCCTGTTGAGGACAGCAAGTCAGTCTCTGTCTCTACAAATATACCCGATTTACCAAGCAATGACAAAGCAGGCCCTTTAGTCAAATCAGAACCTGAATTAGACCAAAATCCACCATTTGGAGATCCAGAACAGCAGACCATAAACTCCTCTCCCATAAAACTTGACCAAGACCACATTCAAGCTGCAAAGATGATCTGTGCCAACCCAGTGACTGTCATCAGCGGGAAGGCTGGCTGTGGGAAAACGACAGTGGTCAGCCAACTGTTCAAAGCTGCTGTGCAGGGGCAGAAAGCCTCTTCAGACAGTGAAAATGATACAGCAGGATCCCCTCTCTCAGAGTTGGAAGATGTGAATCGAGCGATACAGAGTAATGAAGAGATCCTTTTGACTGCTCCCACTGGAAGAGCAGCCTCCCTGTTGTCCAAGAAGACCCAGTTTAAGGCATATACTCTGCACCAG GTCCTGCACAAGTACACAAACTTtatgagaaaaatgaaaaaacgtGGAACAACAGATCCTGAACAGTGGCAGTTTAAAAATGTTCGTGTTTTGATTGTGGACGAGGGCAGCATGGTACCGGTCCAGCTTCTTCACTCTGTACTGAAAATACTTATACAACACGCCAACCTTCGGAAATTCATCATACTTG GGGATATCAGACAGCTTCCCAGTATTGACCCTGGGAATGTCCTAAATGACCTGTATAACACTCTCAAACGCATCGGGTGGGCCATCGACATGAGGACCAACCATCGTGCAGAGTCTGAACTCATCATTGAGAATGCAGAACT CATCGCCAAAGTGGGGATGAATCGAAACCGGTTTCTAAACTTTCCAGTGAAATTGAAGTATGATGCCGTAGTGGATCTCTGTAGGCCGCATACAGCACTCACTCCTGACAAAAGGTTCATCCTCATCCGTCTTCCCGCAAGAGGGGCAGATGACG ATTTACAGAGGGCTGTCAAGTTCCTGATTGTGAATGCCCCTGGGCTGGACAACCATTCCACTTCACAGTTCATTGCTTTCAAAAG AAACCACAAAAAGAAGCTGAATTTTCAGCCTGGAGATAAAGTCTGTTGCACCAGAAACGGTTATGTTGCACTTGAAGAGGAGGATATAAATAAAGATCAGAGTCAAGCAGAGAAAACGCAAAATGACTGTGAGAAAGACAGTGAGAAGGAAAGGCCTCCAGCACGCCTATGTAATGGAGAGATTTTCTTCATCAAAGAC GATGTTACTAAAGTTGAAGGCAAACGCCACTGTCGTTCCCTGACTCTGGACGACGGTGACGGATACATTTTCACAGTGGACTACAGAGAACTGCAGAAAGAGTGCAAGCTGCAGCATGCCTGGGCCAGAACAATTCACACCTTCCAG GGGTCGGAGAATGAGACTATTGTCTACATAGTGGGAGACAGCAGGAATCAGGGATGGAAGCACATCTATACTGCTATAACGCGGGGCCAAAAACGGGTCTATGTGGTTTCCAAAGAGGAGGTAGTTGAATCAACCATTAAAAGGCCTGAAATCCTGAGAAAGACCAGGCTTGGAGGTTTGGTCAAAGAGTACGTGGTGCAGGGCCAAGAACTGGTAGGCACACCTCAGGCACAGCTGAGCACACCCAAGGGAACACCAACAGGGTGTGGTGTTCAGCAGTCCACACCTCTCCGCACACAAACCCCTGGCAGACCCGTGGGCTCCAGGGACATGTCTGCACCAGTCCAGCGTAAATGTCTGTGGAAAGCCGAAGACGAGGAGGCCGCAGAGTCTCCTACGGAGGACAATGTGTCCAGCCCAGCCATGAAAAGTGACCAACTGGCAGCACCACTGGCCGCACAAGCGATGGAAGGAAACGAGGCGATCACTGCAACGTCGCCAGGCCACAAAAGGCAAATGCCACTTTCTGCGGAGCACAAAGAAGTGCCGTGTAAACAAAGTTGTCCAGCCGGTGGCTcatgtttcacacatgactga